A part of Drosophila bipectinata strain 14024-0381.07 chromosome 3L, DbipHiC1v2, whole genome shotgun sequence genomic DNA contains:
- the Vps11 gene encoding uncharacterized protein Vps11 gives MIFIPLQRILFNTENKNGLILNKLKQYETSKKIRLLIEKNMYEIALRSLNYDDYAHSFDTAYIRFLYGNYLLLKGDVESAVIEYIKTIGIIKPFSVISKLLYMRYNENLKYYLTAVEKVEPSNNIRNLIEFCINRRHLSNEIDKMKLLFESVHCKPCQGFEKISDLSKMYFNPSNQNNIKYESEDFKNPYFKCHVDILKGSPNSSENRKSAVVSNSIKKRSCELTTNLNKSFLMTFKNSCTNGSNLVLKIKPIVTEKVVRAKVDSTNEKDVIKFFNTNIKCKRYNLLFFTLNPIEFRNDTCDICGESLGSQTVYFLCQHSFHKGCLSHRTSKYKDSICVTCTEKKYSLPDEKNSEKYVSDPYDIVLIISKLFSVGIKKGESGMEKMI, from the exons atgatttttatacccttgcagagg attctatttaatacagaaaacaaaaatggactGATTTTAAACAAGTTAAAACAGTATGAAACAAGTAAGAAAATTCGTCTACTTATTGAAAAAAACATGTATGAAATTGCGTTGAGATCATTAAACTACGATGATTACGCCCACTCATTTGATACTGCTTATATACGCTTTCTTTATGGAAATTATTTGTTGTTAAAAGGAGACGTCGAAAGCGCAGTAATCGAATATATTAAAACCATTGGAATTATTAAACCATTTTCTGTGATTTCGAAACTTCTTTATATGAGGTACAATGAGAATCTTAAATACTATTTAACTGCAGTGGAAAAGGTGGAACCTTCCAACAACATACGAAATCTAATTGAATTTTGTATTAATCGTAGACATTTGAGCAATGAAATCGATAAAATGAAGCTTTTATTCGAGTCTGTGCACTGTAAACCCTGTCAaggatttgaaaaaatttccgatttatcaaaaatgtattttaatccatcaaatcaaaataatattaagtatGAAAGTGAAGACTTCAAAAATCCTTATTTTAAATGTCATGTAGATATACTTAAAGGCAGTCCCAACTCATCCGAAAACAGGAAATCTGCAGTAGTTTCAAAcagtattaaaaaaagaagttgCGAATTGACAACAAACTTAAATAAATCATTTCTAATgacatttaaaaattcttgTACAAACGGATCAAATTTAGTACTAAAGATTAAACCTATTGTTACAGAAAAGGTCGTGCGTGCTAAAGTCGACTCAACAAATGAAAAAGATGtaataaaattctttaatacaaatattaaatgcaaAAGGTACAACCTTTTGTTCTTTACGCTCAATCCAATTGAATTTCGAAATGATACATGTGATATCTGTGGTGAATCCTTAGGTTCTCAGACTGTATATTTTCTTTGCCAACATTCCTTTCATAAAGGATGTTTAAGTCACAGAACTTCCAAATATAAAGATTCGATTTGTGTTACatgcacagaaaaaaaatactcccTTCCCGATgaaaaaaattcggaaaaataTGTTTCCGATCCATATGATATTGTTCTTataatttcaaaattattttctgtGGGAATTAAAAAGGGAGAATCCGGAATGGAAAAAATGATATAA